A window from Plasmodium chabaudi chabaudi strain AS genome assembly, chromosome: 11 encodes these proteins:
- a CDS encoding mitochondrial import inner membrane translocase subunit TIM23, putative, with protein sequence MGDYLKTGSVNYDLEILKKKPDKKLSFDKQNLYLQGYGRQWGEKLVYSVGLAYGSGLMLGGGCGLLSGIVKGGKTKKLFLNSVLNSTSVIGPNVANQMASLTMIYYALNNFVKLFTKNDEVYNSSIAGFFAGCVYKSSSNYKIMGSYSILSSAAFSLIDYGFKKGYI encoded by the exons atgggagattatttaaaaacagGATCAGTAAATTATGAtttagaaatattaaaaaaaaaacctgataaaaaattatcctttgataaacaaaatttataccTACAAGGATATGGAAGACAATGGGGTGAAAAATTAGTATACAGTGTTGGATTAGCCTATGGTTCGG gtTTAATGTTAGGAGGAGGGTGTGGTTTATTAAGTGGAATTGTGAAGGGtggaaaaacaaaaaaactttttttaaattcagTTTTAAATTCTACGTCGGTTATTGGACCAAATGTTGCTAACCAAATGGCATCCCTTACtatgatatattatgccttaaataattttgttaagctatttacaaaaaatgatgaagtATACAATTCATCAATTGCAGGTTTTTTTGCTGGGTGTGTATATAAAAGTTcatcaaattataaaattatgggAAGCTATTCAATACTTTCATCAGCTGCCTTTTCTCTTATAGATTAtggatttaaaaaagggTATATTTag
- a CDS encoding RWD domain-containing protein, putative, with translation MFRYNNPKKCIKFNEEEKKYNNSKPKGTKENNNIGKSNTNFIKNSESKTSCSEQNTKGIDKEILLKCEELQKQELEALKLIYVGDRELIIKNEQNKERDTIIYMELNDENDHCNNIINITIELPKDYPLKSFIIININVKNFTVDMNNYINQEIYKDIQNYLEQECIILNVIYKINELVEKLQNNKDTLSEKNNASSGYSSSDEDKIDEDYLNNNIDIQNSNSNITNSQDNSFIYYNKMSFGKRVLARRLCYSHHILSQVKRSCIIKWARELKIGGYSKIGYPGIIICEGPKEEVDFYVNSLNKLRWKHFDCRGMEDIVLNEYEHLDDMRVLPKNMYELDQKSMSTLSNICTECGLRDLFLTSMKIYGARNNELAIEQKEVTEKDKSDNNKKKKKKK, from the coding sequence ATGTTTCGCTATAATAAtccaaaaaaatgtataaaatttaacgaagaagaaaaaaaatataataatagcaaGCCAAAGGGAACAAAGGAAAATAACAACATTGGGAAAtcaaatacaaattttatcaaaaatagtGAAAGCAAGACTAGTTGTTCTGAACAAAATACTAAGGGCAtagataaagaaatattactTAAATGTGAAGAGTTACAAAAACAAGAACTTGAAGCACtgaaattaatatatgtaggAGACAGggaattaattataaaaaatgaacaaaataaagaacgtgatacaataatatatatggaattaaatgatgaaaatgatcattgtaataatattataaatataacaattgAATTACCCAAAGATTATCCACTAAaatcttttattataataaatataaatgttaaAAACTTTACTGTtgatatgaataattatattaatcaagaaatatacaaagatatacaaaattatttagaacaagaatgtataatattgaatgttatatataaaataaatgagtTAGTTGAAAAAttgcaaaataataaagatactttatcagaaaaaaataatgccTCTTCAGGTTATTCGTCTTCTGATGAAGATAAAATAGATGAAgactatttaaataataatatagacaTCCAAAATTCAAATTCAAACATAACAAATAGTCAAgataattcatttatatattataataaaatgagtTTTGGTAAAAGAGTATTAGCTAGACGCTTGTGCTATTctcatcatattttaagTCAAGTAAAAAGATCATGCATAATTAAATGGGCCAGAGAATTAAAGATTGGGGGATATTCAAAAATCGGATACCCaggaattattatttgtgaAGGCCCTAAAGAAGAAGTAGACTTTTATGTGAAtagtttaaataaattgagATGGAAACATTTTGATTGTCGAGGAATGGAAGATATTgtattaaatgaatatgaacATTTAGATGATATGAGAGTTCTGcctaaaaatatgtatgaaCTAGATCAAAAATCTATGAGTACATTATCTAATATTTGTACTGAATGTGGATTAAGGGATCTCTTTTTGACTagtatgaaaatttatggTGCCCGTAATAATGAACTAGCTATTGAGCAAAAAGAAGTAAcagaaaaagataaaagtgataacaacaaaaaaaagaaaaagaagaaataa
- a CDS encoding splicing factor 3B subunit 5, putative, with amino-acid sequence MSTFDRFNIHAQLEHLQSKYQGSGHADTTRWEWLTNIHRDTLASHVGHYSRLAYFAIAENEPIAKIRYRCLQNMSLPIAPRPPKN; translated from the exons ATGTCTACATTTGATAGATTTAATATTCATGCGCAATTGGAACATTTGCAGAGCAAGTATCAAGGCTCTGGACACGCGGATACAACTAGATG GGAATGGTTAACAAACATTCACAGGGATACATTAGCATCTCATGTCGGCCATTATTCAAg aCTAGCCTATTTTGCTATTGCCGAAAACGAGCCTATTGCTAAGATACGATATCGTTGTCTCCAG AATATGTCACTTCCTATAGCCCCACGCCCCCCAAAAAACtaa
- a CDS encoding ubiquitin-conjugating enzyme E2, putative — protein MCSSSRSSKELLRLQKELKDIENEDVQEINAHIKDSNFFEWVGFIKGPEGTPYEGGHFTLAITIPNDYPYNPPKIKFVTKIWHPNISSQTGAICLDVLKNEWSPALTIRTALLSIQALLSDPQPDDPQDAEVAKMYKENHSLFLKTASVWTKTFATAPKEESHEVIIKKITEMGFTEDQAKNALIKANWNETLALNTLLENS, from the exons atgtGTTCATCATCGAGAAGTTCAAAAGAGTTGTTGAGATTACAAAAG gAATTAAAAGACattgaaaatgaagatGTTCAAGAAATAAATGCCCACATAAAGGATtcgaatttttttgaatggGTTGGATTTATAAAGGGTCCAGAAGGGACGCCATATGAAGGTGGCCATTTTACTCTAGCCATAACGATACCTAATGATTATCCATATAATCCACCTAAA aTTAAATTTGTTACTAAAATATGGCACCCTAATATTTCAAGTCAAACTGGTGCTATATGCTTAGATGTTCTAAAAAATGAGTGGAGCCCTGCATTAACAATTAGAACCGCTCTATTGTCAATTCAAGCCCTCCTTTCTGATCCTCAACCAg atGATCCTCAAGATGCAGAAGTTGCAAAAATGTACAAAGAGAATCATTCCCTCTTTCTTAAAACTGCAAG TGTATGGACTAAAACATTTGCAACAGCTCCAAAAGAAGAGTCTCATGAAGTTATT ATTAAGAAAATTACTGAAATGGGATTTACCGAAGACCAAGCTAAG AATGCCTTAATAAAAGCAAACTGGAATGAGACCTTGGCATTAAACACTTTATTAGAAAATTCTTAA